A single genomic interval of Prosthecodimorpha staleyi harbors:
- a CDS encoding LysR family transcriptional regulator — translation MLRNLDLNLLVSLEALLAERNVTRAARRLGLSQPALSGQLARLREMFDDPLLIAGPRGMIPSARALALQEPLTERLAGLADLLALRTGFAPETAEETFRIAASDSMQAVFGVILLARIAETAPRTRVALIRPIAATIARQMAEGEIDVLITPGKWIESDWQTRPILEERFVCVVRADHPAARAPLDLDTFCALDHLLVSPVGGGFTGVVDDALAAIGRSRRVTVSIQDFLVAPPLLACTDLIATVPSRVLHAFGPGFAALEPPVDLAGFTAVAAWHPRTHRDPAQQWLREQIADVAAHLDEAIAECCAAEAAETARTVQAAGLEPIRG, via the coding sequence GTGCTGCGCAATCTCGATCTGAATCTGCTCGTGTCGCTGGAGGCCCTGCTGGCCGAGCGCAACGTCACCCGCGCCGCCCGCCGGCTCGGGCTCAGCCAGCCGGCCCTGTCCGGTCAACTGGCGCGGCTGCGCGAGATGTTCGACGATCCGCTGCTGATCGCCGGTCCGCGCGGCATGATCCCGTCGGCGCGCGCGCTCGCCCTGCAGGAACCGCTGACGGAGCGGCTGGCCGGGCTTGCCGATCTCCTGGCCTTGCGGACCGGCTTCGCGCCCGAAACCGCCGAGGAGACCTTCCGGATCGCGGCGTCGGATTCCATGCAGGCGGTGTTCGGCGTGATCCTGCTCGCCCGCATCGCCGAGACGGCCCCGCGCACCCGCGTCGCGCTGATCCGTCCGATCGCCGCGACCATCGCCCGCCAGATGGCAGAGGGCGAGATCGACGTCCTGATCACGCCCGGCAAGTGGATCGAGAGCGACTGGCAGACGCGCCCGATCCTGGAGGAGCGCTTCGTCTGCGTCGTACGGGCGGATCATCCGGCCGCGCGCGCGCCGCTCGACCTCGACACCTTCTGCGCGCTCGACCACCTGCTCGTCTCGCCGGTCGGCGGCGGCTTCACCGGCGTCGTCGACGATGCACTCGCCGCAATCGGGCGCAGCCGGCGCGTGACCGTCTCGATCCAGGATTTCCTGGTCGCGCCGCCGCTGCTCGCCTGCACGGACTTGATCGCGACCGTGCCGAGCCGGGTGCTGCACGCCTTCGGCCCGGGCTTTGCCGCCCTGGAACCGCCGGTCGATCTGGCCGGCTTCACGGCAGTCGCCGCCTGGCACCCACGCACCCATCGCGACCCGGCGCAACAATGGCTGCGCGAGCAGATCGCCGACGTGGCCGCCCATCTCGACGAGGCGATCGCCGAATGCTGCGCGGCCGAGGCGGCCGAGACCGCACGGACCGTGCAGGCTGCGGGCCTGGAGCCTATTCGCGGTTGA
- a CDS encoding (2Fe-2S)-binding protein, whose product MQVLTINGQRRELDVDPDMPLLWAIRDVLELTGTKFGCGQALCGACTVMVDGMPTRSCQTSVGDAAGKPVVTIEGVDGKVAAAVQAAWVKLDVPQCGYCQSGQIISAVGLLSQNRKPNDDDIDAAMSGNLCRCATYHRIRGAIHEAARMLEA is encoded by the coding sequence ATGCAAGTCCTCACCATCAACGGGCAACGCCGGGAACTCGACGTCGATCCCGACATGCCCCTGCTCTGGGCCATCCGCGACGTTCTCGAACTGACCGGCACCAAGTTCGGCTGCGGCCAGGCGCTGTGCGGCGCCTGCACCGTCATGGTCGACGGCATGCCGACCCGCTCCTGCCAGACCAGCGTCGGCGACGCGGCCGGCAAGCCGGTCGTGACCATCGAGGGCGTCGACGGCAAGGTCGCCGCCGCCGTGCAGGCCGCCTGGGTCAAGCTCGACGTGCCGCAATGCGGCTACTGCCAGTCTGGCCAGATCATCTCGGCGGTCGGCCTGCTCAGCCAGAACCGCAAGCCGAACGATGACGACATCGACGCGGCCATGTCGGGCAATCTCTGCCGCTGTGCCACCTATCACCGCATTCGTGGCGCGATCCACGAAGCCGCCCGCATGCTGGAGGCCTGA
- a CDS encoding xanthine dehydrogenase family protein molybdopterin-binding subunit, whose amino-acid sequence MLFDRLGSAPRLLDHATTDAAGPGVPDLSRRRFLLAAAAIGGGLAVGFRVAPADAAATAAPAAPATNPFAAYLRIAPDNTVTVLSAHMDMGQGIYHGTATLVAEELGAAWEQMRAEGGWGDPKLYGNLAWGGAMQGTGGSSGTFSSFDRYRQAGAAARVMLVAAAAKAWSVPASEIKVDKGVVSHGSGRKASFGELAAAAAAMPVPADVILKAPDAWTLIGNETLPRIDSREKSTGRQDFTIDVKLPGLLTAVMIHPPLFGAKVKSFDAAKAKAIKGVVDVVAIHRGVAVVADTMWSALKGREAVTVVWDETGAETRSTAEIMATYRELAAKPGATVAENHGDIDGAFAGAAQVIEARYEFPYLAHAALEPLNAVARRNADGTIEIWGGHQMPDLYQMIAAKVADTTPDKIVLHVMKTGGGFGRRAVFDADVVSEAVAVGRAIGWKAPVKVQWTREDDMRGGRYRPAYVHALKAGLDKDGRIVAWTNRVVGQSIMKGTAFEAMVTNGVDPTSVEGSAHLPYAMPNRRVELTTTDVGVPVLWWRAVGSTHTAYAVETFLDELAAAAGRDPVEFRLDMLQGSPRHAAVLKMAAEKAGWGARLPAGRFRGVAVAESFGTVVAQVAELSLGKAGAIKVERVVCAVDCGTAVNPDMIRAQMEGGIGFGLGAILKSKLTLDKGRVVEGNFDGYEVLRIEDMPKVEVHILASNAKPTGVGEPGVPPIGPAVANAYAKATGKRIRALPFAQSLNT is encoded by the coding sequence ATGCTGTTCGATCGACTGGGCTCGGCCCCTCGCCTCCTCGACCATGCCACGACCGATGCCGCCGGACCTGGTGTCCCGGACCTGTCGCGCCGGCGCTTCCTGCTCGCCGCGGCCGCGATCGGCGGCGGTCTCGCCGTCGGCTTCCGGGTGGCGCCCGCCGACGCCGCCGCCACGGCGGCCCCGGCCGCACCGGCCACCAATCCCTTCGCGGCCTATCTGCGGATTGCGCCGGACAACACGGTGACGGTGTTGTCCGCCCACATGGACATGGGCCAGGGCATCTATCACGGCACGGCGACGCTGGTCGCCGAGGAACTCGGTGCGGCCTGGGAGCAGATGCGCGCCGAGGGCGGCTGGGGCGATCCCAAGCTCTACGGCAACCTCGCCTGGGGCGGGGCGATGCAGGGCACCGGCGGATCGAGCGGCACCTTCTCGTCCTTTGACCGCTACCGGCAGGCGGGTGCTGCGGCGCGCGTGATGCTGGTCGCGGCCGCCGCCAAGGCCTGGTCGGTTCCCGCCAGCGAGATCAAGGTCGACAAGGGCGTCGTCAGCCACGGCTCCGGCCGCAAGGCGAGCTTCGGCGAACTGGCCGCAGCCGCCGCCGCGATGCCGGTGCCCGCCGACGTGATCCTGAAGGCGCCGGACGCCTGGACGCTGATCGGCAACGAGACGCTGCCGCGCATCGACAGCCGCGAGAAGTCGACCGGCCGGCAGGACTTCACCATCGACGTGAAGCTTCCGGGCCTCCTGACCGCCGTGATGATCCACCCGCCACTGTTCGGCGCCAAGGTGAAGAGCTTCGACGCCGCCAAGGCCAAGGCCATCAAGGGCGTCGTCGACGTGGTCGCGATCCATCGCGGCGTGGCCGTCGTCGCCGACACGATGTGGTCGGCGCTGAAGGGCCGCGAGGCGGTGACGGTGGTCTGGGACGAGACCGGCGCGGAGACGCGCTCCACCGCCGAGATCATGGCGACCTATCGCGAGCTCGCCGCCAAGCCGGGCGCGACCGTGGCCGAGAACCACGGCGATATCGACGGCGCCTTCGCGGGTGCCGCCCAGGTGATCGAGGCGCGCTACGAGTTCCCGTATCTCGCCCATGCCGCGCTCGAACCGCTCAACGCGGTCGCCCGCCGCAATGCCGACGGCACCATCGAGATCTGGGGCGGCCACCAGATGCCCGACCTCTACCAGATGATCGCCGCCAAGGTCGCCGACACCACCCCCGACAAGATCGTGCTGCATGTCATGAAGACCGGCGGCGGCTTCGGCCGGCGCGCGGTGTTCGATGCCGACGTGGTCTCTGAAGCGGTGGCGGTCGGCCGGGCGATCGGCTGGAAGGCGCCGGTCAAGGTGCAGTGGACGCGCGAGGACGACATGCGCGGCGGGCGCTACCGCCCGGCCTATGTCCATGCGCTGAAGGCCGGCCTCGACAAGGACGGGCGCATCGTCGCCTGGACGAACCGTGTCGTCGGCCAGTCGATCATGAAGGGCACGGCCTTCGAGGCCATGGTCACCAACGGCGTCGACCCGACCTCGGTCGAGGGCTCGGCGCACCTGCCCTATGCGATGCCCAACCGGCGCGTGGAGCTGACCACCACGGATGTCGGCGTGCCGGTGCTGTGGTGGCGCGCGGTCGGCTCGACCCACACCGCCTACGCGGTCGAGACCTTCCTCGACGAATTGGCGGCCGCCGCCGGCCGGGATCCGGTCGAATTCCGGCTCGACATGCTGCAGGGCAGCCCGCGCCATGCCGCGGTCCTGAAGATGGCGGCCGAGAAGGCCGGCTGGGGCGCGCGCCTCCCGGCGGGCCGCTTCCGCGGCGTCGCGGTCGCCGAGAGCTTCGGCACGGTGGTCGCGCAGGTGGCGGAACTGAGCCTCGGCAAGGCCGGCGCGATCAAGGTCGAGCGGGTCGTCTGCGCCGTCGATTGCGGCACGGCCGTCAACCCGGACATGATCCGCGCCCAGATGGAGGGCGGCATCGGCTTCGGCCTCGGCGCGATCCTGAAGTCGAAGCTGACCCTCGACAAGGGCCGGGTCGTCGAAGGCAATTTCGACGGCTACGAGGTGCTGCGCATCGAGGACATGCCGAAGGTCGAGGTCCATATCCTCGCCTCGAACGCCAAGCCGACCGGCGTCGGCGAGCCCGGCGTGCCGCCGATCGGCCCGGCGGTCGCCAATGCCTACGCCAAGGCGACCGGCAAGCGCATCCGCGCCCTGCCCTTCGCCCAGAGCCTGAACACATGA
- a CDS encoding response regulator yields MTTPTARILIVDDEPQIRRFLRLGLTAAGYRVDEAGSVAEAEKLAAAIDPDLIVLDLGLPDRDGKVLIADLRRRSDVPVIVLSARDIEAEKIAALDLGADDYVAKPFGIGELLARVRAALRGRRRDAAAPDVLRVGALVIDGPAHRVSLAGEPVKLTPKEFDLLALLAAHAGRVLPHRTILTRVWGPGHGEDTQYLRVFVGQLRAKLEADPAMPTLILTEPGVGYRLADTEEG; encoded by the coding sequence ATGACCACTCCGACCGCCCGCATCCTGATCGTCGACGACGAGCCGCAGATCCGCCGCTTCTTGCGGCTCGGTCTGACGGCGGCCGGCTATCGGGTCGACGAGGCCGGCAGCGTCGCGGAGGCCGAGAAGCTGGCTGCCGCCATCGATCCCGACCTGATCGTGCTCGATCTCGGGCTGCCCGATCGTGACGGCAAGGTGCTGATCGCCGACCTGCGCCGTCGCTCGGACGTGCCGGTCATCGTGCTCTCGGCGCGCGATATCGAGGCGGAGAAGATCGCGGCATTGGATCTCGGGGCCGACGACTATGTCGCGAAGCCGTTCGGCATCGGCGAACTGCTGGCGCGCGTCCGCGCCGCCCTGCGCGGGCGGCGGCGCGATGCGGCGGCGCCGGATGTCCTGCGGGTCGGTGCCCTGGTGATCGACGGGCCGGCGCATCGCGTGAGCCTGGCCGGGGAGCCGGTGAAGCTGACCCCGAAGGAATTCGACCTTCTGGCCCTGCTCGCCGCCCATGCCGGCCGCGTCCTGCCGCACCGGACCATCCTGACCAGGGTCTGGGGGCCGGGCCACGGCGAAGATACCCAGTATCTCAGGGTCTTCGTCGGGCAGCTTCGCGCGAAGCTGGAGGCAGATCCGGCGATGCCGACCCTGATCCTGACCGAACCGGGTGTCGGCTACCGTCTGGCCGACACGGAGGAGGGCTGA